The bacterium genome contains a region encoding:
- the pyrR gene encoding bifunctional pyr operon transcriptional regulator/uracil phosphoribosyltransferase PyrR: protein MNAKAEILDEAGIRRALVRIAHEILEKNQGLADVVLVGLRSRGDHIARRLGEILREIEGSGVPVGVLDVTLYRDDLAHAAHWPRVQRTEVPFPVEGRHVVLVDDVLFTGRSVRAALDSLMDLGRPRSIQLAVLVDRGHRELPIRADFVGKNVPTARREAVRVLLRETDGEDRVVIAEGEGERR, encoded by the coding sequence GTGAACGCGAAAGCCGAGATCCTCGACGAGGCGGGCATCCGCCGCGCCCTCGTCCGCATCGCCCACGAGATCCTCGAGAAGAATCAGGGACTCGCCGACGTCGTCCTCGTCGGGCTGCGCAGCCGGGGCGACCACATCGCGCGCCGCCTCGGCGAGATCCTGCGGGAGATCGAGGGCTCCGGCGTCCCCGTCGGCGTCCTGGACGTCACGCTCTACCGCGACGACCTGGCGCACGCCGCGCACTGGCCGCGCGTGCAGCGCACCGAGGTGCCGTTCCCGGTGGAGGGCCGCCACGTGGTGCTCGTCGACGACGTGCTCTTCACCGGCCGCAGCGTGCGCGCCGCGCTCGACTCGCTCATGGACCTCGGGCGCCCGCGCTCGATCCAGCTGGCGGTCCTCGTCGACCGCGGGCACCGCGAACTGCCGATCCGCGCCGACTTCGTGGGCAAGAACGTGCCGACGGCGCGGCGCGAGGCGGTGCGGGTGCTGTTGCGCGAGACCGACGGCGAGGACCGCGTCGTCATCGCCGAGGGCGAGGGGGAGCGGCGCTGA